A DNA window from Rossellomorea marisflavi contains the following coding sequences:
- a CDS encoding transglycosylase domain-containing protein, which translates to MNEKWKLFLDKIDPILKPFRSPTFQKRTRITYGVLWNLLLIIMVTAVLGFAFAGGVGAGYFASLVKDEPLRPYEEMKDDIYNYEETSQLYFADDVYLGKLRTDLEREEVKLKDVSVDLQHAVIATEDEYFEEHDGVVPKAIVRAVMQEFTNSSTQSGGSTLTQQLIKNQILTNEVSFERKAKEILLAMRLERFFDKEEILEAYLNMATLGRNSSGQNIAGVETAAEGIFGVKAKDLSLPQAAFIAGLPQAPFTYTPYTNRGELKEDLEAGLKRKNTVLFRMHREGYITKKQYDEAVAYDLKKDFIKKKKSPQEKYPWLMAELEERSIEILTEVLAEKDGYSKEDLENSDKLTKEYKIQADRKIRSGGYKIHSTINKKIYDQMQKTKDEYNMYGITKTKTVTNEETGKEETVEEPVQVGAIMIENKSGRIISFVGGRDFKLEQTNHATHSHRSNGSTMKPLLSYAPALEYGTISPGTPIPDVEFSAASGSGAAWSPKNYSFNEKGLYPARYALAESLNISAARNYINIYDRDPFNQFLMKMGFDSLTKRDNNLALTLGAASQGVTVEENVNAYTTFANGGKFVDAYMIEKIEDSDGKTVYEHKSKPVDVFSPQTAYLTLDMMRDTLDYSLGTGRYAKQFLNFSSDWAGKSGTSQDYHDSWFVASNPSITFGTWFGYDQPSPLKTPDSDAIYGHYGQRTIRLWARLLNDTRDLDPKLIDPDESFKEPDGIVRRSYCSISGMLPSEACSKAGLVKTDLFNAKYVPTKTDDSLVMSKYVVAGGKKYMALPETPDEFAEQGVILNPDFVKRIFGKVPGDASKLIPDGDARFKNVLVAENKLSDDGQAPGGVKASAGGSSVSWTSSGSSDVVGYRVYSSSGKKVASVKSGGSLSASVGNGSYYVVAVDVAGKESKPSNTVQIGSSKPKAKPTNAKPEEKKPEKPDEPKKPEETDDGQSDDSSDPPAEEKPDPPAEPDKPAEE; encoded by the coding sequence ATGAACGAAAAATGGAAATTATTTCTCGACAAAATAGATCCTATACTGAAGCCTTTCCGAAGTCCGACATTCCAAAAGCGGACCCGGATTACATATGGAGTGCTGTGGAACCTGCTGCTGATCATCATGGTCACGGCCGTCCTCGGTTTTGCCTTCGCCGGTGGAGTCGGGGCCGGCTACTTTGCCTCCCTGGTCAAAGATGAGCCTCTGCGTCCCTATGAAGAAATGAAAGATGATATCTATAACTATGAAGAAACCTCCCAGCTCTACTTTGCCGATGATGTGTATCTCGGAAAGCTCCGCACCGACCTCGAGCGTGAAGAAGTGAAGCTGAAGGATGTATCGGTGGACTTGCAGCATGCCGTCATCGCAACGGAGGATGAGTACTTCGAAGAGCATGACGGAGTGGTACCGAAAGCCATCGTGCGGGCAGTCATGCAGGAATTCACCAATTCCTCCACCCAATCAGGCGGAAGCACACTCACCCAGCAGCTCATCAAAAACCAGATCCTCACGAATGAAGTGTCCTTCGAACGGAAGGCAAAAGAAATCCTCCTTGCCATGAGGCTGGAGCGATTCTTCGACAAAGAAGAGATCTTGGAGGCCTACCTCAATATGGCCACTCTTGGCCGGAATTCATCAGGTCAGAATATTGCCGGCGTCGAGACTGCTGCCGAGGGGATCTTCGGTGTGAAAGCAAAAGATCTTTCCCTTCCGCAAGCCGCCTTCATCGCAGGGCTTCCACAAGCGCCCTTCACCTACACGCCCTATACCAATCGGGGTGAGCTGAAGGAAGACCTGGAAGCTGGATTGAAGCGAAAAAACACCGTGCTGTTCCGGATGCATCGCGAAGGGTACATTACAAAGAAGCAATATGATGAAGCGGTCGCCTACGACTTGAAGAAGGATTTCATCAAGAAGAAAAAATCTCCACAGGAAAAGTATCCTTGGCTCATGGCCGAACTGGAAGAGCGCTCCATCGAGATCTTGACAGAAGTCCTTGCCGAAAAGGACGGCTATTCTAAAGAAGACCTGGAAAATAGCGATAAGCTGACGAAGGAATACAAAATCCAGGCTGACCGCAAGATCCGCTCCGGTGGATACAAGATCCACTCGACGATCAACAAAAAGATTTACGATCAGATGCAAAAAACGAAAGACGAGTACAATATGTACGGGATCACCAAAACAAAAACCGTGACCAATGAAGAGACCGGAAAAGAAGAAACCGTGGAAGAACCCGTTCAGGTCGGTGCCATCATGATCGAGAACAAGAGCGGACGGATCATCAGTTTCGTGGGTGGAAGGGACTTCAAACTGGAGCAGACCAACCACGCCACCCATTCCCATCGTTCCAACGGTTCGACGATGAAACCTCTCCTCTCTTACGCACCTGCCCTTGAATATGGAACGATTTCGCCAGGGACACCGATCCCTGATGTGGAATTCTCCGCTGCAAGCGGTAGCGGAGCAGCCTGGTCACCGAAGAACTACTCCTTCAATGAGAAGGGGCTGTATCCGGCACGCTACGCCCTTGCCGAATCCTTGAATATCTCGGCTGCACGGAATTACATCAATATCTATGACCGCGATCCGTTCAATCAATTCCTGATGAAAATGGGCTTCGATTCCCTTACAAAACGGGATAATAACCTTGCCCTTACCCTGGGAGCAGCTTCTCAGGGAGTAACGGTGGAAGAAAACGTCAATGCCTACACCACCTTCGCAAACGGTGGAAAGTTCGTTGATGCGTATATGATTGAGAAAATCGAGGATTCCGATGGAAAAACGGTTTATGAACATAAGTCGAAACCGGTCGACGTCTTCAGCCCTCAGACCGCCTATCTGACTTTGGATATGATGAGGGATACACTGGATTACAGCCTTGGGACAGGACGCTACGCCAAGCAGTTCCTGAATTTCTCCTCCGACTGGGCAGGAAAATCGGGCACAAGTCAGGATTACCATGATTCATGGTTCGTTGCATCCAATCCGAGCATCACATTCGGTACCTGGTTTGGATATGATCAGCCTTCTCCACTGAAGACACCTGATTCCGATGCCATCTATGGCCATTATGGACAGCGTACGATCCGCCTTTGGGCCCGACTGCTGAATGACACGAGGGACCTTGATCCGAAACTGATCGATCCCGATGAGTCATTCAAGGAACCGGACGGGATCGTAAGACGTTCGTACTGCTCGATCTCAGGCATGCTTCCTTCCGAGGCATGCAGCAAAGCCGGTCTGGTGAAGACCGATCTGTTCAATGCCAAATATGTGCCGACGAAGACCGATGACAGCCTCGTGATGAGCAAGTACGTCGTCGCAGGTGGCAAGAAGTATATGGCCTTACCGGAAACGCCTGACGAGTTCGCCGAACAGGGGGTCATCCTGAATCCCGACTTCGTCAAGAGGATCTTCGGCAAGGTACCAGGGGATGCCAGCAAGCTCATCCCAGACGGAGACGCACGCTTCAAGAACGTCCTCGTCGCCGAGAATAAACTGTCTGATGATGGTCAGGCCCCTGGAGGAGTAAAAGCCTCCGCAGGCGGCAGCTCCGTTTCCTGGACATCGTCCGGAAGCAGTGATGTGGTCGGCTACCGCGTATACAGTTCATCAGGTAAGAAGGTGGCAAGCGTCAAGTCCGGGGGCTCTTTATCGGCAAGCGTAGGAAATGGTTCTTACTACGTCGTTGCTGTGGATGTGGCAGGAAAAGAGTCCAAGCCATCCAACACGGTCCAGATCGGCAGTTCGAAGCCGAAGGCAAAACCGACGAACGCAAAACCGGAAGAGAAAAAGCCGGAAAAACCGGATGAACCGAAAAAGCCGGAGGAGACAGATGATGGTCAATCAGACGATTCCTCTGATCCGCCGGCTGAAGAAAAACCAGATCCCCCTGCCGAACCCGATAAGCCGGCAGAAGAATAA